One genomic region from Lathamus discolor isolate bLatDis1 chromosome 21, bLatDis1.hap1, whole genome shotgun sequence encodes:
- the POLR2E gene encoding DNA-directed RNA polymerases I, II, and III subunit RPABC1, protein MDDEEETYRLWKIRKTVMQLCHDRGYLVTQDELDQTLEEFKAQFGDKPSEGRPRRTDLTVLVAHNDDPTDQMFVFFPEEPKVGIKTIKMYCQRMQEENITRALIVVQQGMTPSAKQSLVDMAPKYILEQFLQQELLINITEHELVPEHVVMTKEEVTELLARYKLRENQLPRIQAGDPVARYFGIKRGQVVKIIRPSETAGRYITYRLVQ, encoded by the exons ATGGACGACGAGGAGGAGACGTACCGGCTGTGGAAGATCCGCAAGACCGTCATGCAG CTGTGCCACGACCGCGGGTACCTGGTGACCCAGGACGAGCTGGACCAGACGCTGGAGGAGTTCAAGGCGCAGTTCGGGGACAAACCCAGCGAgggccggccccgccgcacCGACCTCACCGTGCTGGTGGCTCACAACGACGACCCCACCGATCAGATGTTCGTGTTCTTCCCGG AGGAGCCCAAGGTGGGCATCAAGACCATCAAGATGTACTGCCAGCGCATGCAGGAGGAGAACATCACCCGGGCGCTCATCGTGGTGCAGCAGGGCATGACCCCCTCGGCCAAGCAG TCCCTGGTGGATATGGCTCCCAAGTACATCCTGGAGCAgttcctgcagcaggagctgctgatcAACATCACCGAGCACGAG TTGGTCCCAGAGCATGTTGTCATGACGAAGGAAGAAGTAACGGAGCTGCTGGCCAGATA TAAGCTGAGGGAGAACCAGCTCCCGCGCATCCAGGCTGGCGATCCCGTGGCCCGGTACTTCGGGATAAAGCGTGGCCAG GTAGTGAAGATCATCAGGCCGAGCGAGACTGCGGGCCGGTACATCACCTACAGGCTGGTGCAGTGA
- the GPX4 gene encoding phospholipid hydroperoxide glutathione peroxidase GPX4: protein MGWGQAVRGALRSAAAAAAGSVRGMCAQAQDWRSAKAIYDFHALDIDGNDVSLEQYRGYVCIITNVASKUGKTPVNYTQLVDLHARYAERGLRILGFPCNQFGKQEPGDNAQIKAFAASYGVKFDMFSKIDVNGDDAHPLWKWMKDQPKGRGTLGNAIKWNFTKFLINREGQVVKRYSPMEDPYVIEKDLPAYL from the exons ATGGGATGGGGTCAGGCGGTGCGGGGCGCGCTgcggagcgcggcggcggcagcagcggggTCGGTGCGGGGCATG TGCGCCCAGGCGCAGGACTGGCGCTCGGCCAAGGCCATCTACGACTTCCACGCCTTGGACATCGATGGCAACGACGTCTCCCTGGAGCAGTACCG GGGATACGTCTGCATCATCACCAACGTAGCTTCGAAATGAGGAAAGACCCCGGTAAACTACACTCAGCTTGTTGACCTGCACGCCCGATACGCTGAGAGGGGTTTACGCATCCTCGGCTTTCCCTGCAACCAGTTTGGGAAGCAG GAACCCGGGGACAACGCTCAGATCAAGGCATTTGCTGCGAGCTACGGGGTGAAGTTTGACATGTTCAGCAAGATCGACGTGAACGGGGACGATGCTCACCCGCTCTGGAAGTGGATGAAGGACCAGCCCAAAGGACGAGGCACCCTGGGCAA TGCAATAAAGTGGAACTTCACTAAG TTCCTCATTAACCGGGAGGGCCAAGTGGTGAAGAGGTACAGCCCCATGGAGGATCCTTAT GTGATCGAGAAGGACCTGCCTGCCTACCTCTAG
- the SBNO2 gene encoding protein strawberry notch homolog 2 isoform X4 → MSQMQFWLKFPSLYKDSSYLNELSNNNSLFSSPADSLSDIADPKDFLSADSLNHVPTLWDVNTPQQNQIELFSPSRSFSGLNSSNDHVPAGPNTPLLISYQAPAEEEDEGEEEETEELGQTETYAEYVPSKSKIGKHHPDLVVETSTLSSVPPPDITYSLSLPRSVADKGSLSALQLEAIIYACQQHEVLLPNGQRAGFLIGDGAGVGKGRTVAGIIFENYLKGRKKALWFSVSNDLKYDAERDLKDIEASHIPVHALNKIKYGDTATSEGVLFATYSALIGESQAGGQHRTRLKQILDWCRENFDGVIVFDECHKAKNASSTKMGKAVLDLQNKLPQARVVYASATGASEPKNMIYMSRLGIWGKGTPFRAFDEFLHAIEKRGVGAMEIVAMDMKVSGMYIARQLSFTGVTFRIEEIPLDQQYKIVYDKAAKLWAEALMVFQHAADWIGLESRKSLWGQFWSAHQRFFKYLCIAAKVRRLVELAKEELAKDKCIVIGLQSTGEARTREVLDENDGHLNCFVSAAEGVFLSLIQKHFPSTKRKREKGTGIKRKRKQRGRCAKALKGVCELTGVIKISDDSSTDSDMGLDSDFNSSPESMFETDDVIFVDHTFNGFAGEDRSNFPILPSQRETHGLRELEHVEKMKQELLAKVKALGKELPLNTLDELINHFGGPEHVAEMTGRKGRVVCRPDGSVVFESRAEQGLSIDHVNLKEKERFMKGEKLVAIISEASSSGISLQADRRVKNQKRRVHMTLELPWSADRAIQQFGRTHRSNQVSAPEYVFLISELAGERRFASIVAKRLESLGALTHGDRRATESRDLSKYNFENKYGAKALDRVLSTILSHTENRVPVPKSYNRGEAAFFHEMKQGLISVGICCNQMKYGTVAVEKDCSITKFLNRILGLEVDKQNMLFQYFSDTFDYLIEKDKKEGKYDMGILDLAPGVDEIYEESKEVFLTPGHPQDGQVVFYKISVDRGLKWEEAYEKSLKLTGSLDGFYLSYKIRGCKHTCLLAEQSRGKNFILYKPNIGKQSQPESLDSLQKKYRRVLPEEAKEHWESSYHFSLKKCNHAAWNRSCKLIQEGKECFQGMRLRHYYMLCGALLRVWSRIASIMADITNSSYLQIVRLKTKEKKKQVGIKIPESCVRKVLEELKQMDENVKRKHNRLLQAQEQSSQFSLPQHILAQTLDLTQTGPGVSLPRHSLRQDEILDLTYSPPSNIIPDMVMNPEPAALGYPSEPVLQPHQQHRLPFGFSHPPAFESPAPVLEGSVPLSSPLHEHLPLPPPGPLHTLQQQEDFIQQDGNINFREILEDMLRTFNGAPQENMLPQERQSVIQFSGPFPDF, encoded by the exons CTGTTCTCACCCAGCAGATCGTTCAGTGGCTTGAACAGTTCGAATGACCATGTTCCTGCTGGTCCCAACACCCCGCTCCTCATAAGCTACCAG GcgcctgcagaggaggaggatgaaggtgaggaggaagaaacagaagagctgGGGCAAACAGAGACCTATGCAGAATACGTTCCTTCCAAGT CCAAGATTGGGAAGCACCACCCTGACCTGGTGGTAGAGACGAGCACTCTGTCCAGTGTCCCCCCTCCTGACATCACCTACAGCCTCTCCCTGCCACGCTCTGTTGCTGACAAAGGGTCGCTCTCTGCACTACAGCTGGAAGCCATCATTTATGCCTGCCAG CAACATGAAGTTTTATTACCCAACGGGCAGCGAGCTGGGTTCCTCATCGGGGACGGGGCTGGAGTTGGGAAGGGCCGAACAGTTGCAGGCATCATCTTTGAGAATTACCttaaagggaggaagaaagctcTGTG GTTCAGCGTCTCCAATGATCTCAAGTATGATGCCGAGAGAGACCTGAAGGACATTGAAGCCTCCCACATTCCTGTGCATGCTTTGAATAAG ATTAAATACGGTGACACAGCTACCTCAGAAGGAGTCCTCTTTGCCACTTACTCTGCGCTGATTGGCGAAAGCCAGGCGGGCGGGCAGCACAGGACACGCTTAAAGCAGATCTTGGACTGGTGCAGGGAAAACTTTGATGGAGTT ATTGTGTTTGATGAATGCCACAAAGCCAAAAACGCCAGCTCGACTAAAATGGGCAAAGCCGTGCTGGACCTTCAGAACAAGCTGCCTCAAGCCAGGGTTGTTTATGCCAGTGCCACAG GTGCCTCTGAGCCAAAAAACATGATTTACATGAGCCGCCTGGGGATCTGGGGGAAGGGCACCCCTTTCAGAGCGTTTGATGAGTTCCTGCATGCAATTGAAAAGAG GGGAGTTGGTGCAATGGAGATCGTGGCCATGGATATGAAGGTCAGTGGAATGTACATTGCCAGGCAGCTCAGTTTCACTGGGGTGACCTTCAGAATCGAGGAGATCCCACTGGATCAGCAGTACAAGATTGTCTACGACAAGGCAGCCAAGTTG TGGGCAGAGGCCTTGATGGTGTTCCAGCACGCAGCCGACTGGATTGGCCTGGAGTCTCGGAAGTCCCTGTGGGGTCAGTTCTGGTCAGCTCACCAGCGCTTCTTCAAGTATCTCTGCATTGCTGCTAAAGTCCGGCGGCTCGTGGAGCTGGCCAAGGAGGAGCTGGCCAAGGACAAG TGTATTGTCATCGGGCTGCAGTCCACCGGGGAGGCTCGCACCAGAGAGGTCCTGGATGAGAACGATGGGCATCTGAATTGTTTTGTCTCTGCTGCAGA AGGCGTCTTTCTATCACTAATTCAGAAGCACTTTCCTTCAaccaaaagaaagagagaaaaaggaactgGCATTAAAAGAAAAC GGAAGCAGAGGGGCCGCTGCGCCAAGGCTCTGAAGGGCGTGTGTGAGCTCACGGGTGTCATCAAGATCAGCGACGACAGCAGCACCGACTCCGACATGGGCCTCGACAGCGACTTCAACTCCTCCCCGGAGTCCATGTTTGAGACGGACGATGTCATCTTCGTGGACCACACGTTCAACGGCTTCGCAGGCGAGGACAGAA GTAATTTCCCCATCCTGCCTTCCCAGAGAGAGACGCACGGCCTGAGGGAACTCGAGCACGTGGAAAAGATGAAGCAGGAACTCCTAGCAAAAGTAAAAGCACTGGGCAAAGAGCTACCTCTCAATACCTTGGATGAACTGATCAATCACTTTGGGGGCCCGGAGCATGTGGCTGAG ATGACGGGGCGGAAGGGCCGCGTGGTTTGCAGACCGGACGGCTCCGTCGTGTTCGAGTCCCGTGCGGAACAAGGCCTCTCTATAGACCACGTCAACCTGAAGGAGAAGGAGCGGTTTATGAAAGGAGAGAAG CTTGTAGCGATCATCTCCGAGGCCTCCAGCTCAGGGATCTCTCTCCAAGCAGACAGACGGGTGAAGAACCAGAAGCGCCGCGTCCATATGACACTGGAGCTGCCGTGGAGCGCGGACCGGGCCATCCAGCAGTTTG GTCGAACGCACCGATCAAACCAGGTTTCTGCTCCAGAGTATGTCTTCCTTATCTCTGAGCTGGCAGGGGAGAGGAGGTTTGCATCCATCGTGGCCAAGCGGCTGGAGAGCCTG GGTGCCTTAACTCATGGGGACCGACGGGCCACCGAGTCCCGGGACCTCAGCAAGTACAACTTCGAGAACAAG TATGGGGCTAAAGCACTGGACAGGGTCCTGTCCACCATCCTCAGCCACACGGAGAACAGGGTTCCTGTGCCCAAGAGCTACAACCGAGGGGAGGCTGCCTTCTTCCACG AAATGAAGCAAGGTCTCATCTCTGTGGGGATCTGCTGCAATCAGATGAAGTACGGCACGGTCGCAGTGGAGAAGG ACTGCTCCATCACCAAGTTCCTGAACCGCAtcctggggctggaggtggACAAGCAGAACATGCTCTTCCAGTATTTTTCGGACACCTTTGACTATCTGATTGAAAAGGACAAGAAGGAGGGCAAATACGACATGGGCATCCTAG ATTTAGCCCCAGGAGTGGATGAGATCTACGAGGAGAGCAAGGAGGTGTTCCTGACCCCTGGGCACCCGCAGGACGGGCAGGTTGTGTTCTACAAG ATCAGTGTCGACAGAGGCTTAAAGTGGGAGGAAGCTTATGAGAAGTCACTCAAACTGACAGGATCCTTGGATGGCTTCTACCTCTCCTACAAG ATACGAGGCTGCAAACACACCTgcctgctggcagagcagagccgCGGGAAGAACTTCATCCTCTACAAGCCAAACATTGGGAAGCAAAGCCAGCCGGAGAGCCTGGACAGCCTGCAGAAGAAGTACCGGCGG gtgctgccgGAGGAGGCCAAGGAGCACTGGGAGAGCAGTTACCACTTCTCCTTGAAGAAGTGCAACCACGCTGCCTG GAACAGGAGCTGCAAGCTGATCCAGGAGGGGAAGGAATGCTTTCAGGGCATGCGCCTGCGCCACTACTACATGCTGTGCGGGGCCCTGCTGCGGGTCTGGAGCAGGATCGCCAGCATCATGGCAGACATCACCAACAGCAGCTACCTGCAGATCGTGCGCCTCAAGAccaaggagaagaagaaacaagtcG GGATAAAGATCCCCGAGAGCTGTGTCCGCaaggtgctggaggagctgaagCAGATGGATGAGAACGTGAAGCGAAAGCACAACCGGCTCctccaggcccaggagcagagctcccagtTCTCCCTCCCACAGCACATCCTGGCACAGACCCTGGACCTCACCCAGACAGGGCCTGGGGTCTCCCTACCCAGGCACTCCCTGCGCCAGGATGAGATCCTGGACTTGACCTACAGCCCTCCCAGCAACATCATTCCCGACATGGTGATGAACCCAGAGCCTGCTGCCTTGGGCTACCCCTCGGAGCCCGTTCTCCAGCCACACCAGCAGCACCGGTTACCCTTCGGCTTCAGTCACCCTCCTGCCTTCGAGAGCCCGGCCCCAGTCCTGGAGGGGAGCGTGCCTCTGAGCTCCCCCCTGCACGAACATcttcctctgcctcccccaGGGCCCCTGCACacgctgcagcagcaggaagatttCATCCAACAGGATGGGAATATCAATTTCAGAGAGATCCTGGAGGACATGCTAAGGACGTTCAATGGGGCCCCCCAGGAGAACATGCTCCCCCAGGAGCGCCAGAGCGTGATCCAGTTCAGCGGGCCTTTCCCAGACTTCTGA